CGAGCGACCCACCGACATTTGGACCAGTCGCCTAACCACGCTCGAGCGTGTGTATTTGCACTAGACTGGGAGCGTCTCAAACGGCGTCGTTGCCAGCTCGACCGTCTCTGCGTCGTCAGCAACTGCGACAACGGCCACGGCGAATTCGTAGCTGTTCCAGTAGCGGGCCGCGCCTTCGTCGCCGACGCTGAGGAACAGCGGTCGCCCCTAAGTGAGGAGTTCGCGGATGGACGGTCAGTACAAGACAAGCAGCGAACCTAATTCGTTCACTCGGGGTGGCAATAGCACAACCACACTAGGGAGTCGATTTTTCTGGACACTGACAGTACTTTCCGTCGCCAGCAATTATATATCCTTGCCCGCCTGATGCTTCTCATGCATGGTAGATATAGAATTTATTACCTTCGCTTGTACCGACCCGGGCAGACTGGCCGACTTCTGGATGGAGGCGCTGGGGGGTGAGCGCCGCGAACTACCGCCGTCAATCGAGCCAGAAATCGTAGACCGGCCCGGTGAAGGACCGAGTCTACTGTTCAAGGAATTGTCGAAAGGAACCGAGCGGGATCTGCCAATCCACCTCGACCTGTCGACTGACAATCGAGAGGCGACCATCGAACGACTGAGGAATCTCGGTGCTTCGGTCCGTGAAACAAAAACCGAATCTTACGAAACCCACACTTCGACGTGGACTATCATGGAAGATCCGGAAGGCAACGGTTTCTGCGTGAGCGAGTATGAGTAATAAATCGAGTTCGAAGTGCGATCAGATCGCAGACCTACTGAACAGACGGTTCTGAATCTGTTCAGTAAAAGAATCCAAGCTGGCTCTCAAACCGCCGCATCGTCGTCACGACCCCCCAGTGACCCGCCACTGACAGCCGTTCCAGACTGACCCATTCAACCCAATACCGACGGCGGCGTGGCCTACACCTTGACCTTTCGATCCAGTAGTAGCCCCGAGCGGCCGTGAGTGAGGTCGCTGCTGGCGCGTCCTACAGGACTTAGTCCCGATGTTACCCCCACATGCCAATTTGGGCGCGAGAAGCGACGACAATGCGATTAATCCCAATTCAACGGCGTTAATTCGGCGAAAACCGGCCACAATTCGTCCTCATGGCTTGGCTCCCAACACACTATTCACTGGCGGTCAGCAGTCACTTGCTCAGTGCCTAATTCTTCCCACACCGGCGCAGATATTAACCGCCGTAGACAATGGAACCGACCGCTTAAATTCCGGTTTAATCATCCGTTGATGGTATTTACCAACGCGAAGACAATCAAACTGCA
The Haloarcula sp. CBA1129 genome window above contains:
- a CDS encoding VOC family protein; translation: MVDIEFITFACTDPGRLADFWMEALGGERRELPPSIEPEIVDRPGEGPSLLFKELSKGTERDLPIHLDLSTDNREATIERLRNLGASVRETKTESYETHTSTWTIMEDPEGNGFCVSEYE